Sequence from the Candidatus Binatota bacterium genome:
CTGCGACTGCCCCATGCCGTCGCGTATGACCTTGCCGCCGCCGAATTTTACTTCCTCGCCGTAGGTGGTGCGGTCTTCCTCCACCTCGATGATCAGCTCGGTATCGGCCAGCCGCACACGGTCGCCGACCGTGGGGCCGTACATGTCAGCGTAAGCCCGTCTCGAAATCTCGCGCGCCATGTCAGTCGCCTCCCCCGTCGCCACTGCCCTGGACCGACAGCGGCCCCATGACCTTACCGTTAAAACCGTAGACCTCGCGCGAGCCGCGGTAAGGCACCAGGTCTACTTGCCGAGACTGCCCGGGCTCAAAACGCACGGCCGTGCCAGCGGGTATGTCGAGCCGTTGCCCCAGCGCCGCCTCGCGGTCAAAGTCGAGGGCCTCGTTGACCTCGTAAAAATGATAATGCGAGCCCACCTGCACCGGGCGGTCGCCGGTATTGGCCACCTTCAGCGTGGTGGCCTGCAATCCCTCGTTGATAACGATGCTGCCCTGGGCGGTTATGATTTCTCCCGGCTTCACTGCTCGCCCCCCTCGTCGATTGGTCGCGCAGTCCTTACAACCGGCGCCCTCATCGCACTGGCTCGTGCACGGTCACCAGCTTGGTGCCGTCGGGAAAGGTCGCCTCGACCTGTACCTCGGCAACCATTTCGGCCACGCCGTCCATGACCTGCTCTCGCGCGATCACGGTAGCACCCGCCTCCATCAACTCGGCCACGGTGCAGCCGTCGCGCGCGCCTTCGAGCACGAAGTCGGACACCAAGGCGACGACCTCCGGGTAGTTGAGCTTGACGCCGCGCTCCAGCCGGCGCCTGGCCACCATGGCAGCGGTGGCCACCAGCAGCTTGTCGCGTTCCCTCGGTGTAAGATTCATCGCTTCAGTCTCCTCTTTCGGAACAACCCGATCAGGCCGACCACACGGTCGGCGTCATCTCTACCAGCCCCGCGAGTCGTTGCCTCAGCGCGGCCCAGCACCTGCCCAGCGCCTCGCGCAAACGGGCCGGATCCTCGTCGAGCAAGCGCAGCACGAGCAACGGTCCGGGACAGGACACCGATGCCCTCGTTCCCTGCGCGCAGTCTGCTATCACCTGCCTTGCCGTATCAAGCTGCCCGGCCGCGTCCGGGGCAAGGTAGAGCAGCGTGGCCAGCGCCCGTGCCCCGCCGAAACCTGCGCGCGTCGAGAGCAACCAGGCCTGCCCCTCGGGCAGGCGCAGTCGATCGGCCCAGGCCAGTCGGCCGTCGACCTTCACCGTCCAGCTCTCGTTGAAAGCTACGTCGCCCAGCTCCTCGCCCGACGATACCCTTCCCAGGACCAGCATTTCGCCGACCAGGGCGCGGGCGTCACCCTGTACGCAAACGGTTGTCTGTCGTCGCAGCCGACAACCGTCGAACAGTATGGTTCCCTGCGGCATGTACTCCAACCAGCCACCCTCGCCCACCTCCAGGCGGGTGTCGAGACTGCAGTGGCTGCCAGGCAGTGCCCGGTACACTTTCTCAGCCGCCTGCCCCAGCACCAGCGCCCGCGCGCCGGGGCCGAGCTCAACCTTGACCTCGAGGCGGTCGCCACCGACCAGGCCACCCGAAATGTTGGCGACGACGGCCTGCAGCAGGCCGCTCTCGTCGGAGCGCGGGGTGAAGACACGCAAGGGCGCGCGCTGGTAACGCCGGGTGACAACAGTGTCCGAGCGCTTGACGGCCAGCGCCAGCGAGACTTCGCCCTCGGTGGCAGCCGCCGGCAGCGGCGCCGTGCTTCCAGGGGACGCGACTACCGAGGGCGCCGGCTGCGTGTTCGGCGCTGTGACTGCCGTCGTCATACCGTTAGGTGGGCGCGCACCTCGGCCTCGTCCATGTCCTCGCCACGACCCTCAACGACCAGGCGGCCGCCTTCCATCACCGCGTAACTGTCGGCCAGGCGGCGGGCGAAATCGAAGTACTGCTCCACGAGCAGTATGGCCATCTCGCCGCGAGAGGCGAGCATGCGTATGACTTCCTCTATCTGCTTGATAACCGAAGGCTGTATGCCTTCGGTCGGCTCGTCGAGCACGAGCAGCCCGGGCCGGGTAACCAGCGCGCGCGCGATAGCCAACTGTTGCTGCTGCCCACCCGACAGGTCACCACCCCGGCGCGAACGCATTTCGTCAAGCACCGGGAACAGTGACCAGACCTCGTTGGGAACGTGCCTGTCTATCTTGTCCATGCCCGAGTAACCGGTTTGGAGGTTTTCTTCGACGGTCAGGCGCGGAAATATCTCTCGGCCCTGCGGCACCAGAGCCATGCCCGACCGCGCGCGCTGGTATACGGGCATCCTGGTCACGTCTTTACCACGCCAGCTGATGCTGCCGCGTGCCGTCGACTCGAGCCCGAAAATCGCTCTCAGCAGGCTGGTCTTGCCTACCCCGTTGCGCCCGAGCAGGCAGGTGACCTCACCCGGCCGAACGTCGAGTGACACACCGCGCAGGCAATGGCTCGCCCCGTAGAACAGGTGCAGCTCTTTTACGCTCAGCATGGAGCCCGCCTTCCCGTGTTGCGATCAGCGACCAAGATAGACCTCGATTACTTCTTCGTTGGCCTGCACGGTGTCGATGCTGCCCTCGGCCAGCAGGCGACCTTCGTGGAGAACGCTCACCTTGCTCGCCAGCGCGCGGACAAATTCCATGTCGTGCTCCACCACCGCAACCGTACGCTCGCCGGCTATGGCCGTGAGCAGCTCCACGGTACGCTCGCGTTCACCGGTGGTCATGCCGGCCGCAGGCTCGTCGACCAACATCAGCTTCTGATCCTGCACCAGCAGCATGCCGATCTCCAGCCACTGCTTCTGCCCGTGGCTGAGGGTAGCCGCTTCGTCGAAGCGAATGCCGAGCAGGTCGATGGTCTGCAACACTTCTTCTATGCGCTCGCGTTGCTCCGTGCTGAGCACGGCAGCCAGCGTAGCAAACACCGAGCGGTCGTTCCTGAGCGCCAGCTCCAGGTTCTCGAACACGCTGAGAGCCTCGAACACGGTAGGCGCCTGGAATTTGCGGCCTATGCCGAGCTCGGCTATCGCGGCTTCGTCGAGTGGCAGCAGGTTGACCCCCCCGTCAAAAATAACCTCGCCCTTGTCCGGCTTCGTGCGCCCGGTAACCACGTCCATCATCGTGGTCTTGCCCGCTCCGTTGGGCCCGATAATGCAGCGCAGTTCGCCGGGGGCAAGCACCAGGCTCAGGTTGTCGAGCGCCTTGAAGCCGTCAAAACTCACCGTGACCCCGTCAAGGTAGAGCATAGAGCCGGTGGCGACCGGTTTGACCCTTCCCTGGCTTACGCTGCCGTCAGCCATCCTGCGTGTCCCCCTGCTCGCCGGCCACTTCGCTGGTGTCCACGCGAGAGACAGCCCGTCGTTTTTCACGACGGGAGCGCAGGCTGGCCACCACTCCCACCAGGCCGCCGGGCATGGCCAGGGTCACCACCACGAACAACGAGCCCAGAAAAAACAACCACGCGTTGGGCATCAACCCGGTAAGCACGGTCTTGAAACCGTTCACCGCCAGCGCTCCTGCTATCGCACCGTAGAGCGTGCCGCGACCACCCACGGCCACCCAGATGGCTACCTCTATGGAGTTGGCCGGCGAGAACTCGCCGGGGTTGATGATGCCGACCTGCGGCACGTAGAGAGCCCCCGCTAAGCCGGCCATCATGGCCGAGAGCACGAAGAGAAACAGCTTGAAGTTTTCCACCCGGTAGCCGAGAAAACGCAGCCTGCTCTCGGCGTCGCGTATACCGGTGGCCACCCGGCCGAGCTTGGAC
This genomic interval carries:
- the ureC gene encoding urease subunit alpha (ureases catalyze the hydrolysis of urea into ammonia and carbon dioxide; in Helicobacter pylori the ammonia released plays a key role in bacterial survival by neutralizing acids when colonizing the gastric mucosa; the holoenzyme is composed of 3 ureC (alpha) and 3 ureAB (gamma/beta) subunits), with translation MAREISRRAYADMYGPTVGDRVRLADTELIIEVEEDRTTYGEEVKFGGGKVIRDGMGQSQ
- a CDS encoding urease subunit beta, producing MKPGEIITAQGSIVINEGLQATTLKVANTGDRPVQVGSHYHFYEVNEALDFDREAALGQRLDIPAGTAVRFEPGQSRQVDLVPYRGSREVYGFNGKVMGPLSVQGSGDGGGD
- a CDS encoding urease subunit gamma, encoding MNLTPRERDKLLVATAAMVARRRLERGVKLNYPEVVALVSDFVLEGARDGCTVAELMEAGATVIAREQVMDGVAEMVAEVQVEATFPDGTKLVTVHEPVR
- a CDS encoding urease accessory protein UreD, giving the protein MTTAVTAPNTQPAPSVVASPGSTAPLPAAATEGEVSLALAVKRSDTVVTRRYQRAPLRVFTPRSDESGLLQAVVANISGGLVGGDRLEVKVELGPGARALVLGQAAEKVYRALPGSHCSLDTRLEVGEGGWLEYMPQGTILFDGCRLRRQTTVCVQGDARALVGEMLVLGRVSSGEELGDVAFNESWTVKVDGRLAWADRLRLPEGQAWLLSTRAGFGGARALATLLYLAPDAAGQLDTARQVIADCAQGTRASVSCPGPLLVLRLLDEDPARLREALGRCWAALRQRLAGLVEMTPTVWSA
- the urtE gene encoding urea ABC transporter ATP-binding subunit UrtE, which gives rise to MLSVKELHLFYGASHCLRGVSLDVRPGEVTCLLGRNGVGKTSLLRAIFGLESTARGSISWRGKDVTRMPVYQRARSGMALVPQGREIFPRLTVEENLQTGYSGMDKIDRHVPNEVWSLFPVLDEMRSRRGGDLSGGQQQQLAIARALVTRPGLLVLDEPTEGIQPSVIKQIEEVIRMLASRGEMAILLVEQYFDFARRLADSYAVMEGGRLVVEGRGEDMDEAEVRAHLTV
- the urtD gene encoding urea ABC transporter ATP-binding protein UrtD, giving the protein MADGSVSQGRVKPVATGSMLYLDGVTVSFDGFKALDNLSLVLAPGELRCIIGPNGAGKTTMMDVVTGRTKPDKGEVIFDGGVNLLPLDEAAIAELGIGRKFQAPTVFEALSVFENLELALRNDRSVFATLAAVLSTEQRERIEEVLQTIDLLGIRFDEAATLSHGQKQWLEIGMLLVQDQKLMLVDEPAAGMTTGERERTVELLTAIAGERTVAVVEHDMEFVRALASKVSVLHEGRLLAEGSIDTVQANEEVIEVYLGR